The Candidatus Woesearchaeota archaeon genome includes the window CTATTGCTGATAACGATCTTTAAGTGCATTGCCACTGGACATCTCTGCCCATAACCTATTTAAAGGGCAAGTCATTACGTAAGCTCATGGATCCCAATAACGCATTAGTTGCCTTTCAAGGGAAGAAGATAAGAAGGACATGGTTTAATGATGAATAGTGGTTTGTCGCTGCCGACATTGTTGAGGCATTGACTGATTCAAAGGATCCAAATGGCTATTTAAAAGATATGCGCAGGAGAGATGACGGTTTTGCTCAGGGATGGGGGCAAATTGCCACCCCCCTTTCAATTGATACTTCTGGCGGAAAGCAGAGTATGAATTGCACTAATACTAAGGGGGCATTTAGAATAATTCAGTCTATTCAGTCTCTTAATGCAGGAACCATTCAGCCATTAAAGGCCACAATCAATAAACCTTCATCAGCTTTCTCAGGCCCATGCTGAAGATCAAAGACAGAATGATATAAGTCCCAAGCCAACCTAATTTCCATCCGAACAGATTCATCACAATCATCTTATCATTGCTAATTGTGATCTTCTTGATCACGCTGCCTTTAAGCGCAATCTCAGGCTGTTTGTAAGCGCGTCCTTTTGTGATCAGCACTTCATTGCTGTAAGTCTTGTTATTCAGAGAATATGTTAACTTATATTCGCCTTCTTTCCCAGTCAGTTTCCATACTATTTTATTGCCAGCAATCTGCTGCGTCTCATTACCGCTTATTGCAATCCCTTCAGGAATAATATTCAGCATAACATTTCCTGTTGCTCCTTCAACAAACTCCAAAGTTGTTGTGAAATCCTGGCCAGGCAGTATCGGATGATAGGCAAAATTAGCAGCAAGCCACCCATAAATAAGTATTACGGGCAAAAGCGTGATCAATGTAGGCCTCATTGAATGCGACATGTACTTCATATTGATCTCCATTGATTTCTTCTGGATCTCCATGACTTTCTTGGGGTCATTCTTGTTCTGCTTCGTCTCAGCCTGATACTTCTTAAGGTCATCCTTCATCTCTTTCATCAGTTTTTGATTCGTAAGATACTTGTAAGCAATTATTATAATGAGTGAAATAATAAGTGAAATAATAAAAATCGCCAAAAAAGTATTTAGCTGAAGAAGAGGGCCTAAAACAGGATCTAAAAAGCTCATTATTCATCCTCCCATAAATTTTCTCATCATTGGATTCATGTCCATCATGTGCTGCTTTGCAATATCCTCATATAGCCTGTAAATAATCATAACAGCCAATAAAATTCCAGTTCCATTGCTTAATGCTCCTGAAATATCGGCAAGCGAAGCTAAAAAACCCACAAGAATTGCTCCCATTACAGTAAGCGGCCATATATACCTGTCCAATAATCTTTCAAGCACCCTTTCATCTCTCCTGAATCCCGGAATCTGCAATCCAGATGCCATCATTTGCTTTGCCTGGCTTCGCGCATCCATGCCGGATGTCTGAACCCAGAATATCGAAAAAACTATTGCGCCTGCAATCATAAATAAAGTATAAACCGCAGCGCGCCATATGTCAAATCCTGTCAAGCTGCCCTCAATCAGGCTGCGGACAACATTCGGCGGCGTAACTAAAAGAACAAACCCCGATGCAGGGCTTCCTTGCGATGTAAAAGTCCCAAGCAAAGGGTGCCCCCAGTTCTGCAGCAATGTCGCCAGTAATTGCACATTGGCAAGCAAAGCAGCAACTAAAATAACGGGTATGTTGCTGGTATAAATAAAATGCAGAGGCCATCTTATGCCGTGCCCTCTTATTCTTCCGAAGCTTAATGGTATTTCTATTTTCATAGCCTGCCCATAAACTGCTATTGCAAAAACAACTATTGTTGCAATTATGGATGCGATTGCAAGCCCAGCTCCTATAGGATTCTGCGTAGCCAATGATCTGAAAAATTCCGGGATTGCTCCGACAAAGCTTTCAGGATTAGTTGCAGGATGCAGCCAGCTTAATGCCCTTATGAAAATGCTTTCCGACACTCCGGCGGCAATAAACAGGCTGATTCCGGACCCAAATCCCCACTTGCTGACAACTTCATCCATAAACAGGACAAGCAATCCTCCTAACAATAATTGAAATATGAGCAATAATTGCAGCTGAAAATAAACTCCTGTTCCGATGAAGCCTGGAGATGGAGCCAATCCGCCCATAAAAACATAAATAGCAGCTTCAAGCAATATGAAAAACACAGACAAGATTTTCTGCACGCCCTGGAAATATTGCTTTCCTTCATGCGTTGTCAGGTCAAACTTCACTATTCCCGACCCATTCAGCAACTGCAGCACAATTGATGCTGTCACTATAGGCCCGATTCCAAGAGACATTATAGAGCCAAATTTAGCGCCCAATATAACGGCCAAAAACTCAAATCTTTGCAGCTGGTTCGGCCCTAATCCAAAAAGAGGAATAAGGCTCAGAACATAAAAAAGAACAAGGATTATCAGTGTCCACTTCAGCTTTTCCTTAAAGGAAAGCACTCTCTGCTTCGGCCCTTCCACGCCTGGAAGGTTCATCAGCAAATTTTGAAAACCAGGCATTTTTATTTTTTAACAGTCTCCTCTTTTTTTCCCTGTTTAGGCGGCAATTGCTTTTTTTCAGCCAAAATCACTTCTCCGCCTGAATCTTTTATCTTCTCAACTGCATTTTCTGACGCATATTTTACATTTATTTTCATCTTTTTTGAAGCATTCCCCGTTCCAAGCAGTTTATTATAGCCTAACTTGCCTAAATCAATATTATAAGTTCCTTTATCCTCGGTTATCAGCTTTTGCGAAATTAAAAAAGGAATCTTCTCCTGCAGGTCGTCTAAATTTATTGCATTTACATTCTCTTCCACGCCGTGGTATTTAAAGCCCATCTTTCCAAAATATCTTTTTTTCCAGTATAGGGTCTTCATCTGGTCTGCTCTTTTCCCGGTTCCGGCTCTTCCCCTGCCTCCCCTGTTTCCTGATCCTCTGTGCTTCTTCTTCGAGCCCCATCCGTGGGTGTGAGAGCCTCTCTGCCTGCTTACTTTTTTTCTTCTGTTAACAGTCATCTACAGCATCCTCCTGATAAGGTCATTTATCTTCTCTCCCCTGTAGCCGAGAGCTCCGCCGACAGCGAAAGCATGCTTCAAGCCCTTTCTTCCATATCCTTTTTTTGGGGAATTCAGCCTGCAGAATTTCTTGCCTTCTTCTTTTCTTTTTTCAACAAGTTTCAGTGTTTCATCATCAATCTCGCCCCATGCAACATAGTTCTCAGCCTTTTTGATCATTCCTTTATTTGACGGGTTATCATCTACCACAATGCAGAAATTCCTTTTGTAGAGATTGAGCATAGTCAAAGTGTCTTTTATCCCGCTTTTTATCCCGGTAGTTCCCCTTACCCTTACAATCGCCAGTTTTTTAGACATTTTCTTTCTTTACCCTTCCTTCCGCTGATCCTGTTTCTTCAATATTTCGCGTGCTAGCTTTCACTTTCATAGTCTGCTTTAAAGCATCAAAGCACGCATTGACAAGGTTTATCTTTGTCACAGTCTGGCCAAGTGAATCAGACCAAACATCCTTTATCCCCGCTATTCTTAATATCTTCTGGCATTCCGGCTCAAGCACCAATCCTGTTCCTTTTGGCGCAGGCATTAATGTTAATTTCACAGACCCGCTTTTACCAGTGACTTTAAATGGAATTGAATGCGGGGTTCTGCATCCGCACTGCCAGCTTCCGCATCCTCTTCTTACTTTTATTAAATTTAATTTCGCGCTTTTCATTGCTTTTTCTCTTGCAGGAACTGTCTCGCGCGCCTTGCCATAGCCCATGCCGATATGCCCGTTGCGGTTCCCGATGACAACAACAGTTGAGAATCTTGGCTTGTTTCCCTCTCTTGTTTTCTTCTGAGTCTGCCTGAAAACCCTTCTCTTTCCGCCGCCGAACTTTCCTTTCGACTGGCCGATGAGAAGCAGGTCAATCTCTGCATCAGGCATCAGAATATCCACGATCTCAGGCTCCATTATCTTTAGGCCGTTGTCAATTATCTGGTCAATATCATTAATCTCCCCGCTTTTCACCTTTTTGCCAATGCTGGTTTTGGGATTCCATCTTTCCCTGTCAAATGATCCTTTTGGGATTTCCTTCTCAATCTCTTCTTCCTCAGGGACTGCCTCTATAACATCTTTGGCTTCTATCTCGAGCTTTTCCTCCTCAACAGCCTCAGGCGCGATCATAGTTTCTTCAGGTTTTTTGATTTCTTCAGTTTTTTCTTCAATCTTTTCTTTCTTCATTTTGCAAGTATCTTCTCCTTTACATTTGTAAACATTTTTTGGACTTCTTTTTTAGTGTAATCCTGTATGTGCTTCCCGCTTGTCCTGTTTTCGTCAGGCAGTATATCTTTTGAATGCGGAACATTTATGCCGGCATCGAGCACGCCTTTTAGCGCAGCGTATAGCCTTGAAGCCTTAACAGATCTCTGCATTCCTATATCAAGCACAACATCACCGATCTTTTTCTCTTTCATCTTTTTTCCGAATAAAAGCCCTGTAAGATAAGCAGCAGGTATGTTGCCTTTATTGATGCTCCATCCTAATTTCTCAAGCTCGCCTGAATGCGCAGATGCCACTATCCTATCGCCTGAAGTTTGGTACTCTGCAGCCTGCAAAATTATGTTTTTCAATGACGTTCTTATTACTAAGCGGAGTTTGTTTGACAGCAGCAGAGCTAGCCTTTTCTTATAGTCTGTTTTCCCGGTTCTCCTTCTCCTGAATCTTACTGTAAATGTATTTTTCATTTTAGCCTTGCCAGTTTATGCTCCTGTATGTACAGCTCAAGGTGCCTTTTGCTTCTGAAAAATCCGCCCTTGACCTTGGCATAAAGCTCATAAAACACAGCATTGTCGATATTTTTTTTAGCCTTCAGCATCTTCAAAAACCTTCTTTGCAGCCTGACAGCATTCATCCATTTTCTTTTAGGCGGCAATCTTGCTGTATTTCTGCCTTTCCTGCTCCCAAATCCCTTATAGCGGCCTTCCTTTTTTTTCAGATGCCTTATTTTAGCCTTTAATCGTGAAACGCCTTTTTTCTGCGAGCGTGTTATTCCCTTGCCGCCTATCAGCGACCTTATATCTGCCTTTGTTATGGCTTCTTTTATCTCTTCAAGCCTTTCAACATCAAACTTTATCCTTTTAGGAGAGCATTTCAAAACCTGGGCTGCTAATCGTTTTTGAATTTTAAGTTCCATTTTACACCGCATCCTTCTTTGTCAGTACTTTTTCTTTTTCAAGCTTCTCCTGCTTCTTCCTGTCTTCATCGCTCAGCTCTGGTGCAACCTTTTCTTCCAGTTTATCTGATTTTTTCTCTTCTTTTTTGGTTTCTTTGAGCTCTGTGCGCCTCTTTTTTCTTTCTTTCAGCTTTTCTTCCTGCTCTTTTAAATAAGACCCTGTATCTTTAATGTTAAGCACTTTTATTCCAAGTTCAATAGCCTTTTTTAAAATCTCAACTTTCTTTTTCATTCCAACAGCTGCCGCAACCATCGCGCCTTCTGTTTTCGCGTTTATTTTTTTAAGTTCTTCAACTGAATTCACCATGATCTGCTTCAGTCCAGACGGGTGCAGATATTTCACTTCAGCCGGCGAGCCCCATCCGTGGGCAACGCATCTGGTTTTTCCTTTGAAATGGTGCCTCATTTTTGAATGAAGCCCCTTCGGCTTTCTCCACTTTCTTCCAAGCTCTTTCTTTTTATGGTAGTCCTGCCTGAGAAAAACCGGCTTCTTTGCCTTTATTGCTTTTCTTAGTTCAAGCAGCTTGCTCATTTTACTTCCTTTCCATTTTTTATTGTGATGTAAATCCCATCCTGAAAAATTCTTGGATCATAATTCGGCCTTTTTGTAAGCTGCTCTATATCTGCCGCTGCCTGGCCTGCAAGCTCCTTATTTGAAGATTCAATTGTTATTTCGCTGCCTTCAATCTTTACACTGGCGCCTTTTTTCAGCTTCAGCTTTCTCGGTATTTTTTCTCCCAAAAAATTTTTAACAGTCAGGTCATTGCCTGCAATTGAAACATTCATTGGAAAATGCCCGGAGCAGATTTTAAGCTTGTACACGTGCGGCTCCCTGATGCCCTCAATGAGATTTTTAATGTGCGCCCTAAATGAGCCAATGAGCTTCTTTTCCTTTTTCGAGCTTTTTTTAGTCGACAGTTTCAGCTTATTGCCTTCCAGCGCGAGCTTTATTTTTTCGCTGGTAAGCTTTTTTGATGCCTCATTTTTAGCAGACTTCAGCGTTAATATTCCTCCATCCAGCGTTGCCTCTACTCCGCCGGGAATTTCTATAACTGCCTCAATTGCGCCCTTTTTCATTCTAGTAACAATAAGCTATCAGCCGTCCTCCGAGTTTTTCCTTTTTAGCATCTTCATCGCTTTTTAGGCCCTTGTTTGTTGAAACGATCAGTACGCCGAAATTTTTTGCCGGCAGATACCGTTTTTCAAATTTCTCAAAATTATTTTTGCTCACGCTGTGCCTTGGCTTTATGACCCCGCACTTGTTTATGCTGCCAAGAAGGCTGACTGTCAAGTATGAGCCCCGCCTTGTTTCATCTTCCTTGAACAATCCGACATAATTATATCTGTTTAAAATATTGAGGACTTCCTTGATTATTTTCGAGCCTCTAACAGCACATTCCTTCCTGCCTATTTTTTCAGCGTTCATTATCGATGACAACACATCTGAAATCGGATCATTTAATGCCATTTTTTAACCTCAACTGTATTTTTTCCAGCCAATCTTTACAGCAATGTCTCGAAAGCATTGCCTGCAGAGATTTAAGCCGTATTTGCCTATATGGCCGCCTGTTCTTCCGCAGCGCCTGCATTTCTTTGTTCCAATGCCGTACTTTCTTTCTTTCGGCGCATTGAACTTTGCAAATCTCTTAAGCTTTGCCGGCTTTGCCCTGAGCTGTTTCAGTAATTTTTTATAATAGCTTGTAGTCATTCTTCCTCGCCTATTTTTATACCGAAATTTGTTTTCATAAAATTCATCGCATCATCTTTTTTTATCTGGTGGTCTTTTGCTATTTTGCCTTTGCAGAGTTTTCTTTTTTTAACCCTGAACCCGGGCCTTTCCAAAGTAACGCATGCCTCTAATCCGATTACCCCTATTTCAGGGTCATATTTTACATCAGGTATGTCAATGTACTCCGGAATTCCGAATGCCATGTTTCCATAGTCGTCAAACTGGCTCTCTTTAAGCTTATTTGCCTTTGATTCAAGCAGCCTTTTAAGCAGCTCAGCTGCCTTTTTTCCCCTTAATGTAACTTTGCAGCCAATTGGCAATCCGGGCCTTAAGCCCCATGTAGGTATCCTTTTATTTGTAACCGTCTTTATTGGGGCCATGCCTGTCATGCTTTTTAGCAGCTTCATTCCTTTCTCTAGCAATGTCTGGTCTTTTCCTGCCCCGATATTCAATGTCAGCTTCTCTATCCTTATTTCTTTCATTGCATTGGTTTGCATTTTAATCATTCAATTTTTATTAGCGGCTTTTCCTTTCCTACAACAAAGCATTGTTCTTTTCTTGCTTCAAATTTTTTATCATTTGAATTTAACGATACAACATCGCCCTTTATTTCCTCAATAACTGCCAATTCTGCGATGTGCTTCCCGCCGGTTGTATAGGCGCTGGCCCCCTTTTCAAATTTCAGCACATTGCTTATTTTCTGGTCTGGCAAATTCAAAACAAGCACATCATTGGATTTATAATCGCCTTTTTCAGCCAAAACATTTCTGCTGTCGCTAAGATTCAGCTGCGTCTTTCCGCCTCTTATTACAGTTTTGTTTATTATTTTGGACAATTTTATTTTTGCTTCATCATCGCTTATTTTGGCCAGCCTAAGCCTTCCTTTTTTGTCCAGCAGCACCCTGAAGCTCTCTTTTGTCTCAGGTATTGAAAGCACATCCATCAGGCCGATAAGGAAACGCGGCTCTTTTCTTCTTTTTCCGTCTACTAGTATGTCCTTGCTGTTCAGGATATGCTTCACTTCCCTATTGTTTTTTGCAATATGAAGCAGGTCTTTCAGCATTATGGCCAGAGATGTGGCAAGCCCAAACTCATGAGAACCAGCCAACGGCCGGGTTATGAATTTCTCTCCTTTCCTTTTAATTGGCCACGACTTTGGCGCCGCCAGTCTTTTTAGGTGTTTTTTCATTTTTTACTTCCTTTAAATTCTTTCTTTCCAGTATCTTTTTTCGTTTTTTATCTTCAAGATTCAATCCCGTTATCATCAAATTTGAAGGGTGTATTGGGTAGAGTGTTTTTGAGCCGTCTCTTTTCACGATTTCGATTCCTGCGACATATGCCCTTTCTTTTTTTGTGTCAACCTTTTCTACATTTCCTTCTTGCTTCCTGAACTGACCAACCATGATTTTCACTTTATCGCCTGCTCTCAGGCGCATGCCTCTCCTGTTGTAGGCTTTTCTTAGCTCCTTGGATAAATGCGCAGCCAGGAATTTTCCCTTTATGTGGAGCGGAGCATTAGCCCTGTATTTGCGCTGCTTTCTTGGCTGACTGCTGCTATTCCATGATTTTGAAAACATTTTTTTAATTCTCCATTGTTAAGCTACAACCGTCGCTATCTTTGCGACCATTGGCCACCTTTCTACAATCTCTTTTGCAATAGGCCCCTTGAGCAAAGTTCCTTTCGGATTGCCTTTTTCATCTTTCAAGACGACAGCTGCGTTGTCTTCGAATTTTACCCTGAGCCCATCAGCTCTTCTGTACTCCTTTCTCTGCCTCACTATAACGGCATACACTACCTGTTTTCTCATCTCTGGCTTGCCTTTTCTTACTGATGCCAAAATAAGGTCAGCCACACCTGCTGTTTCAACTCTTCCCTTTGTGGTTTTTTTGTTTATAACTGAAACTATCTTGATCAGCTTTGCCCCTGAATTATCGCATACATCGAGGAACGAGCCTCTTTGCAGCCCTCTAGTTACTCTTGCTTTTAGTGCCTGCATTTTCTTTCCCGGTTTTTTCGATTATTACAAATTTTTTTGTTTTGCTTATTGGCCTGCATTCAGCAATCTTAACAGCATCGCCTTCTTTTGCGTCTATGCAGGGAGGATTGTGAACCCTTACCTGTGTTCTCCTTTTTTCATATCTCTCGTATTTTTTTATAAGCACACGCCTTTCCCATTCTACTGTGGCGGATTTATTTGATTTTGCAGCAATAACAGCTGCTGTAAAAATCCTGCCCCTTGCTTTCAGGCTGCCGTGAAAAGGGCAATGCCTGTCATCACAAGCTTTTTCAGGCGATTTCACTTCTATTCCTATATTTTTGATTTTATCCATTTTAGCCTTTGTAAGTTTCTTATTGCACTTCGATTGTTTCTGGCGCGAATCCCAAACGAACCAATTCTTCCTTTACCTTGTGCTTGTGGTCTCCCTGCAGCTCAACCTTTCCGCTTTTTATCGTTCCGCCGCAGGCAAATTTGCTTTTTAGGTTCTTTATCAGCTCTTTCATGTCAATTTCTTTGCTGTCAACGCCCTCAATAACAGTATACACCTTGTTGAATTTCTTCTTCTCCAGCGCCACTATTATTTTCTGGGTTTCCTTAGCTATTGTTTCGCAGACGCAAAGTTCTTTCGGCAATCCGCACTTAGAGCATATTTCGCTCATTCGTTATTTTTTAACCTCCTTGGTCTTCAATATTGTTTTTATTCTTGCAATTGTTTTTTTAATGCCCTTTATCTGGCCCGGGTTCTTTATTATTGTTCCCATGGCAACCTGTGAATTTAATTTCATAAGCTCTTTTCTTATCTCGCTGCTCTTTTCTTTCAGGTCAGCTTCTCCCATCAGCTTCAGCTCTTTAAATTTCATTTTCTACCTTTGGCTTTTCTTCCTGTGATTCCTGAGAATCTTTTGCATTTTCAGAACTGGCTTCATTCTTGGCCTTTTTCTTTCTTCCCTTTGGCTTTTTAGGCTCTTCTGTTTTTTGCTCCTGGGCTTTTTCAGCCTCTGTTTCTTCCACTTCACTTTTTTCTTCTGATTTATTTTCTGCAGCTTCCTTATCTTCAGCCTGCGCTTTGAATTTTATTTTGTCAGGCAGCACTATGTCAGGCGGCATTATCCTGACCTGCACGCCAATTATTCCCGATTTCAGCTTCGCCTGCGCATATGCCTTCTTTATACCCGAGATTGCGGCTTCTCCGCATTTCTTCAAATAACCCATATAAAATCTCCATCTTTTTGCGCGCGCGCTCGGCAGTTTTCCAGAAATCAGTATCTCTATGCCCAATGCACCTGCGCCTATCACTTCAACCATTGTTTTGTGGCCGACAGCCTTGAACTTGTTAGCGCCAAACACTTCGAGCGCATTTGCAATCCTCTCTGCAACAATCTGCGGATCAAGGAATATGTTTTCAACCTCGGAAATCTCGATCTGCGGGTTTTCCAGATTGAATTTCTTCTTCAGGTTTTTCGTAAGCTTCTTTATGTTTGCGCCTTTTTTACCTACAATAAGGCCTGGCCTCGATGCATATATAACGATCTTCTCGCCCAAAGGCGTGCGCACCATTTTTGTGTGGCTGTGCCCCACCTTGCTCAGATTCTGCTCTATAAACTCCTGAATCTGGAATTCCTTTATTCTGTCATTAACTAGTTTTCTCTCAATCATCTTCTTGCCATGTGCCTCATTCTTTTGAAAGGCCTGAATATTTTCTTTATTTCTTTCGGAGTTCCGCTTTCCAAAACAATCTCAATATGCGCCCTCTTCATGTGCCTTCTTCTTTTTCTTCCATAGTGCCACTGCTTGGCTGCTCTCTGCGGAACAATGCTTTTGATGAAAAGGTCTTTTCCCAGCCCTTTGAACACAGCATTCGCTTCTGCTGCCTTAAGCGTTTCAAGTATATTTTCGCATGTCTTTACAGGAAACCTTCCTGGCCCGATATTTTTTCTGTGAGCAAGATCCTGCTGGAATTTTCTGTAAGGGACAGCTTCTTTTTTTCCAATCACATCCATCAAAGTCTTTTTTGCTTTTTCAACATTTTTGTTTCTTATCATATTGCAGACTTCTAACGAATGCTTTATTGATGCAGGCAGGTCTCTTCCTACTGCCTTTGCATTTTTCCCGTTTTCAATTTTTGAAGCGTATTTGTATTTTGCCATTAGCGTATTTATATTTATTTCACCGATAAGCTCGCGGATGATTTTGTTGCCCCGATTCCAGGAGCTCCGTGCTGCACCTTCTTTCTTGTCTGGGCAAATTCACCAAGAGAATGCCCCAGCATCTCCTCTTGTATTATCACCGGAACAAATTCCTTGCCATTGTGTATTTTAATCATCATTCCGAACATATCGGGCAGTATAAGCATATTTCTGCAGTGAGTTTCTATATTGGGCTCATTTCTTCTTATTTTTTCAAGCAGTTTTTTCTGGCTGTCTGTAAAGCCGCGCTTTATTGTTCTTCTTGGCCTTGAGGGCAGTATCTGAGCCAGCTCATTCAGGCTCATTCTCTTCAGCTCTTCAGTTGTTTTTCCTCTGTAAGTAAATTCCTTTTTAACCATTTTATCTCTTCAGCCTTCCTGTTCTCTTTGCAGCTATTAATCCAACTTTTCTTCCAGGAGGCGCATTTCTCGAAACAGTAGATGGCTTGTTCTTCTTTGATGACCTGCTTCCTCCGAATGGGTGGTTGACTGCATTCTGCGCAATTCCCGAAATCTTCGGATAAAGCTTGTTTCTCGCTTTCTTCCAGTAAAATCTACCGCCTGCCTTTACAAATGGCTTGTCAACCCTGCCGCTGCCGGCAACTATTCCGATGCTTGCCCTGCAGTTGAAGTGGAATAATTTTTCCTTCTTTGAAGGAAGCTGCACCAGAACATAGTCTTTTGTTTTTGAAAGTATTTTTGCGGATGCTCCGGATGCTCTGCAGAATTTCCCGCCATCTCCGGGAATTACTTCTATGTTATATATAGATGTTCCCTCAGGTATGTCTTTTAAGCTCATTATGGATCCGGGCTTTATATCTGCTGCCTGGCCGATCTGTATAGTGTCATTGACTCTTACGCCTTCTGGCGCAATATTATGGCCATCTTTTCCGTTATTGTATTTTAGTTTCAATAATGGCCCCGAATGGCCGCTTGAATGAAATATGTCCAGTATTTTTCCTTCGGCAATATTTTCAGATAGCGGCATGTACTTGATATCTCCTTCATAGCGGAATGATGGGGCCCTATAAGTTGAGCTTCCCTTTCCCCGCTTTTGCTGAATCAGATTCTTTCCCATTTTGCCTCAATCACATAAGCCCGAGTTTTGTCGCAACATTTATTGCAGGTGTTTCCTTATTGAATTTAACATACGCCCTTTTTTCGCCGTCAGGCCCTACAAGCGTGTTGACATCATCAACCCTTGCCTTGAACATCTCTTCAACTGCCTTTTTTATCTCTGATTTTTTTGCCTTTTTATTTACAACAAACACCAGCTTGTTCTCTGAATCCATCAATCTTATCGATTTTTCTGTCGACAGCGGATATTTGATTACTTTTTCTGTTTCCATTTTATGTGAATAACCTGTTTTTATCAAGCTCGTCTATTGCAGCTTCCGTGAACAATGCGATTCTCGGCCTTATTCCCGGAACCAGTAATTCTGCATTTATGTTTTTCACTTCAACTATGTCTGATCCTGAAATATTCTTTGCAGCGCTCATCAGCCCGCATTTTTTTGAAACAACAAAAAGCACGCTTTTTTTTGTCCTATATTTTCTGCCGCGCATTTTTCCCTTGCCGGCCCTTATTGTTCTTTCTTCTGCTCTTTCAAGCTCATTTAAAAATCCAAGCCGGATTAATGCATCAATGACTTCTTTTGTTTTTCTTAATGATTCAAATTTTGTTTCGAGTATGAACGGATAATTTTCAGGGACATTTTTCACAAATTCCTTGTTCATTGCAGCCGCCAATGCAGACCTTATTGCCTTTCTATTCTCCTTTTTGTTTACTTTTTTTGCCCAGTCTTTTGAAGGCTTCGGAGGATGCGCCCTTCTTCCTCCAACGGTTCCCGGAGCTACTGCTCCAACCCAGTTGTGCCTCGAGCCCTTTCCGCTCATTATCTTTCTTGGCACCCTTGAAATTCCTATTCCATAAGACCCTTTATAGTCTCTTCTTCTTCTTGACAGCTTTGCAGATGCCCTCTGCCCGGCTTCAAACTTTGCGCCATAAGGCTGCCTTGTATTCGCCCGGATTGCAATCACAGCCCTGCTTATTAGATCAAACCTTACAGGCTCGTTAAACTGCTGCGGCAATTCTTTTTTGCCGATTTCATTGTTGGTTAAGCTCAATACCGGGACTTTCATTTCATAATCACTCTTTCAATTTCAAATGACTCTTTTGCCGCCCCTTTGGTTGGCTTCAGTGCCTGCGTCAGAAGCAGTATTCTTTTGGCAGGCCCCATGACTGATCCTTTCACCAATACATAATCATTGTCAATCAGCCCATATCTTAAAAATCCGCCCCTAGGGTTTATTGCCTTGTCGTTTGATATTTTAAGCAGCATTTTATTGTACTCTGTTCTTTGGTGGAAGCCCATTTTTCCGGCATGCGCCACTCTCCACATGAAATGTTGCTGTCCCATCCATCCGCCTAATGAAGCAGGTCCCCGCTTTGTTTTTTCTGACTTGTGCGACCTTAAAT containing:
- a CDS encoding 50S ribosomal protein L24, which codes for MFSKSWNSSSQPRKQRKYRANAPLHIKGKFLAAHLSKELRKAYNRRGMRLRAGDKVKIMVGQFRKQEGNVEKVDTKKERAYVAGIEIVKRDGSKTLYPIHPSNLMITGLNLEDKKRKKILERKNLKEVKNEKTPKKTGGAKVVAN
- a CDS encoding 30S ribosomal protein S19 — its product is MVKKEFTYRGKTTEELKRMSLNELAQILPSRPRRTIKRGFTDSQKKLLEKIRRNEPNIETHCRNMLILPDMFGMMIKIHNGKEFVPVIIQEEMLGHSLGEFAQTRKKVQHGAPGIGATKSSASLSVK
- a CDS encoding 30S ribosomal protein S8: MALNDPISDVLSSIMNAEKIGRKECAVRGSKIIKEVLNILNRYNYVGLFKEDETRRGSYLTVSLLGSINKCGVIKPRHSVSKNNFEKFEKRYLPAKNFGVLIVSTNKGLKSDEDAKKEKLGGRLIAYCY
- a CDS encoding 30S ribosomal protein S14, with amino-acid sequence MTTSYYKKLLKQLRAKPAKLKRFAKFNAPKERKYGIGTKKCRRCGRTGGHIGKYGLNLCRQCFRDIAVKIGWKKYS
- the rpmC gene encoding 50S ribosomal protein L29, which translates into the protein MKFKELKLMGEADLKEKSSEIRKELMKLNSQVAMGTIIKNPGQIKGIKKTIARIKTILKTKEVKK
- the rplV gene encoding 50S ribosomal protein L22; translation: MAKYKYASKIENGKNAKAVGRDLPASIKHSLEVCNMIRNKNVEKAKKTLMDVIGKKEAVPYRKFQQDLAHRKNIGPGRFPVKTCENILETLKAAEANAVFKGLGKDLFIKSIVPQRAAKQWHYGRKRRRHMKRAHIEIVLESGTPKEIKKIFRPFKRMRHMARR
- a CDS encoding 50S ribosomal protein L14, with protein sequence MQALKARVTRGLQRGSFLDVCDNSGAKLIKIVSVINKKTTKGRVETAGVADLILASVRKGKPEMRKQVVYAVIVRQRKEYRRADGLRVKFEDNAAVVLKDEKGNPKGTLLKGPIAKEIVERWPMVAKIATVVA
- a CDS encoding 30S ribosomal protein S4e, whose amino-acid sequence is MKKHLKRLAAPKSWPIKRKGEKFITRPLAGSHEFGLATSLAIMLKDLLHIAKNNREVKHILNSKDILVDGKRRKEPRFLIGLMDVLSIPETKESFRVLLDKKGRLRLAKISDDEAKIKLSKIINKTVIRGGKTQLNLSDSRNVLAEKGDYKSNDVLVLNLPDQKISNVLKFEKGASAYTTGGKHIAELAVIEEIKGDVVSLNSNDKKFEARKEQCFVVGKEKPLIKIE
- a CDS encoding translation initiation factor, whose translation is MSEICSKCGLPKELCVCETIAKETQKIIVALEKKKFNKVYTVIEGVDSKEIDMKELIKNLKSKFACGGTIKSGKVELQGDHKHKVKEELVRLGFAPETIEVQ
- a CDS encoding 30S ribosomal protein S3 — protein: MIERKLVNDRIKEFQIQEFIEQNLSKVGHSHTKMVRTPLGEKIVIYASRPGLIVGKKGANIKKLTKNLKKKFNLENPQIEISEVENIFLDPQIVAERIANALEVFGANKFKAVGHKTMVEVIGAGALGIEILISGKLPSARAKRWRFYMGYLKKCGEAAISGIKKAYAQAKLKSGIIGVQVRIMPPDIVLPDKIKFKAQAEDKEAAENKSEEKSEVEETEAEKAQEQKTEEPKKPKGRKKKAKNEASSENAKDSQESQEEKPKVENEI
- a CDS encoding 30S ribosomal protein S17 translates to MDKIKNIGIEVKSPEKACDDRHCPFHGSLKARGRIFTAAVIAAKSNKSATVEWERRVLIKKYERYEKRRTQVRVHNPPCIDAKEGDAVKIAECRPISKTKKFVIIEKTGKENAGTKSKSN
- a CDS encoding 50S ribosomal protein L5, with product MQTNAMKEIRIEKLTLNIGAGKDQTLLEKGMKLLKSMTGMAPIKTVTNKRIPTWGLRPGLPIGCKVTLRGKKAAELLKRLLESKANKLKESQFDDYGNMAFGIPEYIDIPDVKYDPEIGVIGLEACVTLERPGFRVKKRKLCKGKIAKDHQIKKDDAMNFMKTNFGIKIGEEE